ACCTGATGGTTTCAATTAAACTCAACAATACtccatatcttttttttaatcaccagcTATACTTGTATATCCTCCAGACAAATTTCAGCTGTCTGAAACTATATAGTTATGTAATAAGGTCATAAAAAGTCTCAGCTCATTTAAAGTATcttatttcccccccccctttttttatcATCTTGTACCTCCTCATGTATGTTCTGCTACCCCTTGGAGTTGTCTTGACCCCAAGTTGAGAGCCACCAAGGAAAGTTTCAACAGCAACTCCAAAGAGCTCCCTTTTCAGGGGATAGAAGAGTGAAAGTACAGAGACTGGGGATTGGCCTTGTAGGACTAGAGCAGTTTTGACTCGTTATTTGCAACCACTTATAACCACAATATGTGCAGCTGCACAACCcagtatgtgtttgtatttgtaagaCCATGCAGTAGTTAACAGAACaggttgactgactgactgaccaTCAGGTCTAGGCTCTTTAAATCAGTAACATGCTGGGGAAGAAATCCAGCAGGAATTTAGAAACAGCCGCCTGCGAAGATTAGATCTATGCAAAAATATCTACTAGGGTAAGCATGATAAACAATGTTCTTTCCTGGAACCGCTAAGTGTTCAAAAACATCACAAGATGATGGTTAGAATTGAATCAGTCAGTTTGTTGACaagctgcttttatttgattCAGTAAGAGCACATTTCTTGTTGGGTGTATCACTGGACTTACAATAATTGTACAATACAAGGTGTCATTGTATGTGTGGAAAAGATGCTTAAATGCATTATGACCAGACTGTATCACCATTCAAAAGAGCTCaatgagtatgttcttcttatAGCTGACTGCCAACAATAAGGACCCCTTTTCAGTCAATACACTTCAACTTGAAGCAATCAGTCTTGGTAGGATTATTAAGGTGTGGTTGGGTGAATTTACATTAAGCAACAAAACATAGAACGGAGTAAATCGTACACCTGGATTAAGATTAATCACATATCGTGTGGTATGCTAGTTTCAGCTGGTAATAATACAAAGCTATTACAAAACACGACATACTCAAAGGAACAGAGTAAAAAGCTAACGCTGATGGGCACAGAGGTTGAGCAAAGGTCTGAGTGGAAAGCATCGAGCTTGGCAAAGTGCTTGGATCATTTTATGGCACCCGGAGCCACAATCAACTATTGCTTCCTCTATCACTATCTCTGGTAAACACTGAGATGATCTGGTAGAAAAGGTCAAACATATTCAACATGAGGCAAACAAGGAGACTGAAAGAGGCTCTTAGACCAGCTCAAGCCTTTTATGGTCCACCCACCATTTAAGTTGGAAGCTTCCTCATAGAGGCATCTCCCCATTACTGGGACCAGTTTGTCTTAGCCCCAGCGGTCAGGGGGGTGAAGATAAACGTGTCCCAGTATCAGTTGTAAATAACTGATGATGTATGCATATTTCTCATCACACGTATTGCTTCTTCTGGGCATGTGAGGCAAGATCTTTGGCTTTCTCCTTAGCTGCCAGCGCcgtctctctcgctcgctctgtAGCAGTTTCAGCCAAAGTTCTTGATGGAGTCTCACCTACAGAAGACAACAGTGTGTTACAATGTCAGCATAAATAGATTCATGTTGTTCTAGAAAAAACGATCAATTTAAAGTTCAGAATTACTTATCAAACActtacagtatatatatatatatatatatatatatatttttgttaatcATACACTCTGATTTGCTGCAACAAATCATCACTACTTCAGATATACCGTAAACAGATGCACTGGAAATCCCAAACAATTCAAATATATTACTTTAATATAGTTTTATTCAAGTAATATCGGACTTAGACAAACACCATGTGTATTTTCTTCAATTCTACAATccatttagcagatgcttttatccaaagcgacatacatcagagattaagaacaacacaagtaaggatctagaggaggaaacagttttaagtctgatcggacacacaggggCCGACAGGCAGtgcagaggcaaagcacaacatcaacagctgttctaGAGTTCTaaacagcatcaaaaccatcattaacaaacaaaaccatcatcatcataccCATCATCAATATCTTTAGGgtgtgtaggtgttcatgaatTTGATATCTTGTTCGATCCCTGACAGAGActaaaaagttgtatttaagaTTTGACAGCTTTAACAAAAATTAAACTTCATAGttataatttttaaaaaatatggtAAAGCCTATAAGTGATTACTTCTGCTTTCTAATAAAcagtcattttacattttttgtcataAACAACAATACTTATAGAAGAAGTCATCTTACATGTTCTGAACAGAGAGAGCAGTGGTCCAATCCATTCCACCATGAACTTTGTTATTCAAGTTTAACTTTCCTAAGATCCACTCTTAATAAGAAGGAGTCACTTTTTCCCCATAATCCCCTCAAACTGCTGTCCACTTTAACATCTGCTAATCTTACCCATGCTAGGATGAATGATGCtttgttattgttcttttttcacTGCAGATCATTTGACTCGTCTAAACATCAATTCAAAAAGGCTTTTATCGAAGTTATGCAAGTACAAATGTCTTTAGTCTTGACCACTTACCTTGCATTTTGGCCAGCACATACTCAAAGCCCTTCATGGTCTTTGTCACACTGGTTTTGAACCTTGCAAGGCCAAATTCCTGGAAAGACAAGACACAAAGTCTGATGGTGACATCCTGTAACTCAAGCCGTCACATATTTACTAACACATGTTCTCAGAGCTGGACAACAATAAAAGCCCTCTCACACTCATGTCATAACTCATTCAAGAAAAAACTATTTGGGCAAACAGCTTCAACTCCTGCTGTTGCATCTTAACACTTTGTATTATGTTTCCAATTACAGAATTAAAGTCTCCCTTTCAGACGCTGCGCACCACTTTCCCCGGGCTGCTACAtagtgtcctcctcctctttactCTACTGACCTGAACAGCTCTAGTCAGTCCGTACACACAGGAGGAGATCCAAGCTTCTCTTTTAATCTCTGTCCAGCCGCCATTCTCAGGGTTAATTCGGTACTCACATCGCTCCTCCACCGACTgaaacacagagggaaaaacaaaggCAACATAAGGTTGTGTTGTTACTCTGTgcattgatgtgtgtgtgtgtgtgtgtgtgtgtgtgtgtgtgtgtgtgcaaacgcTTTGGTACCATGAGGCGAGCGTGGCTGATGTTCCATGTCAGTGTGGTCATGGTCCTTCTCTTGGGGTCCACAATAGAGTCCTCGATGATGTACGCTGAGCTGGCCATTTGCTTTGGAAGGTATCGCTCCATCCAGCGAGGTGCTCGGCTCGTTTTGGTCAACAGACGTCGGGAAATTAGGCAGTTTGTTGGGGTGACCTCCCGGAAAATGATATCCTCCGTCAAAACATGGTTACTGTGGGACAGAAGGAAAGTTATGgatcaaaacacatttaatatatCTGGGCAAGTCTGCAACCTTTTTAAACAATACATACAGTTAAATATACTTACTAACAgaatgtacttaaaaaaaacatttcagtaaatattATTGTTTGGTCAACACAATGTCAGATAATGGGAAGAAGGGTCTCTGCATCAAATGGAAGTATTACTATTAAATTAAGCATTGAGAACAGAACTGTATCAAACTATTATGTTATTAGATTGCTATTACCTGGGGTTAAATCAAGATCTCTTGCGTCATCAGGGAACACTTCACTCTGCACATATTTAgcaatgtagattttttttctcccatatGACTGGCTATAGAATTACTACAatgacaacaaaacattttgtttgcagCTTTAGAGAACACACGTCATGACAAGGTAGTGTAAGAACTTTCTACGTGGGAACtttcaaagtattttttctttcagtgcATTTCCTTAAAAAGATAAGCGGATCAGTAACTGAACTCTAGTTAGTAAGTAAGATGGAAGAGCGATAGGTGGATCGTACATTTCTGTGATTCTCTACCCGTGACGCTTTCAAAATGATCATGTAACTGTAATGCCAAGATACTTTTGTGGCAATGTTTGGCAGCGTACTGCAACAGCGAGCTTGCAGGCTCTAGTTCAAGTTGAATGTCATATAAGGTAGCTTGTAATTACATATGTTTGCATTATTTGGACAATCATTTCAGCTGGATATAATCGCATTCATAAAAACTTAATAGGTTAGATATATTGCCAATAGGTGTAGTTTTTCAATCTGCAAAACATATCTGCAATGAATTAATTTGCATTAAGTGTTTAAAGCACAGAGTTATGTCACCTTGTTATACTTTATTCTCAGTCTATTTTCACCACCACATAAACTCTATggaaaaaagcacatcaccTAAATCTGCATTGGGGTCGAAAATCTACTAacagtaacatttaaaatacCTCAAAGCTGTACCAACGCGATTTCTTCTCAACATACACATGCTGAGAAAACAATGATGTGTGTGCGGTGGTGGTTGAGAAGTGCTTGTGGAAGACATGATAAAGAGATGAAATTGAACCTTACCTGTAAGGGTTGGGGTAGCGTTGCCAAAAAGCAACACACACTTGGTCCCAGGTGCTTTTGAGCAAACCTGCGCAGCAGTAATACTTCACCATTGTTCCGTGTGTTTACTGAGGCAAtaccctgcagaaacacagaacaaaccAGACAGTTTGCTCAAATGCAGGAGAATAGTGAACGCTGTGTTTGCTCTTTGTAAACACACAGTAAGTCACTTGTATGGCATTTCCATTAATGGGGCAGTTCATGTTTCAGTCACTGGGTAAGGCAAGCAATTAAAAAAGCATGACATGTAGGATTATAGGGTTTTTTTGGAATACTTTTTACACTTCATAAAAGGCTATTGCCATTACCAGGAAGTAGACTAACATGAACACTACATGACAGCTGTCAGGCAGATAAAAGTGTACGTGACTAATTAAAAGTCTACGGGATAATCTATTAAACTAAAACTATCAGCACACATTCCTAATTGTAATCCTAAAGTGTTTCACATCACATATAAGGTTAGTCACGTTAGTCACGTTAGTCACGTCCGCACTTCCTCGATAGCATAAGCTAACCTAGCATAAAGTGAACCCCATGAATGAATGGACTGCATGACCCAGAAATGTATCTGACCCACATTCAAAAAGCATATCGGGGATTTTAGAGGTAGACAGTCTTACCTGTGTGACGACAAAAATCACAGAATACGTTCCTGCATCTTATTCTCCAGCCGTGATGAACTTCAGCCATGCAGCCACCAACAAATCATGTCAAACGTGACTCGGCCTAGAGCGAGAGAGAAGGTCACAGATTGACGTCATATCCGGTTGTTCAGATGCGTTGTCTAGTTTGaacactagagggcagcaggGGACTATGCAAAATGTCAAACCATATTTCAAAGTTCTTGATACGAAACCTCAGagttagatttttcttttaatattgtCAAAACAACCAAAAGTGACATCGGTTAATCCCTTTGTAAAACTGGGACCTTACAGAAATATTAAGGTTAATCTGaccttgtcttttcttttttgtttttttttaaagaacaccCTTTCAGCAAGCTTTATTGAGGGACATGGATAATCTCTTCAGCATAGTGAAATAATGCCTGAAAAATCTGGTTAGGAGCAAATTCTTCATGCATTAGCTCTTAGCCATAGGTTCAGTGCCAAGGGGCTAATCTCATTTAGTCTGCTGGTAGTCCTGATAAAGGCTCAGAGCTTCTATGGGAACCCATTGCCATCCAATGCTGAGACAGGAATTCAACAGTGTGGGTGTCAAGAATCAGCATTATAAACcatattcacattttttcaactaaaaaaaatcaatctcaCTATGCAGATAACTTGTGTGTTAAATGCTTTATTGGATGACATTTGGAAGATTTGGGTGTATGACTTTGATGAACCTCTTTGTGTCTGCATTCCCTCATTATTAAGTAGGATATCTTCCCTTCTCTATGTAGATGGTGCAACTGTCAAACTGAGGTTTTATCTTTCCTCTGTTACAACAACAGGGGTGGATGCACTTGTCTGCTAACTCAATTTGTTAAATCGACATAATGGTAGCTGAGTTCAGTATCATTTTGGAATGACCTTGTCGCACATACCTTGCTGTATACTTATTTTCGTTCCAAGCCAATGTCCTTTTATTCGGCATGGAGGCTCAAAAAACTAGTTTTTCCTGAAGGTCAAATAAACTGTTGGAGAAACGTGAGGTAAAGTCATGGATTATGTCTCTACAATGTTCCCGTGTTCATTATTAAAAAAGTATCCTTGTTAAGTATCCTCAAAGCTGTGAAGATATTAGTAACGTGTTCCTTTTACTTTATGAAGTTCAGTGGTTTTTAGCCCCATTTCTTTGGACACAGAGGCCTGCTGGTCCATTTAATCAGGAACAGCTGATTGACAGGTTGGAGCCGTTTATTcctttgatggaaaaaaaatcatgtacaGCCTTATCTGGATTCTTTAGATGAAGATTGAATGAATGCATCCAAAAGGCAGTAATtggattaattaaacaaaactCATCCAAAAGTTCTGGACAGCcaacaaatggaaaaacaagTATGAAAAATACTATACCAATAAAGTCTCTTTTCCCTGCATTATATGAACACATTAATGGTCTAAGTATATGCAATCGATAGTACAATTAACTGGACCTTTACATATACCAACAATAATTCTGCAGTTACAGGAAACACATTATACATCTGAGCAAGTTAAATAACAAcatagaaaacatttaaacacatatttCAATAGGTTAAACCACTGATTTCTCACAAGTACCATTTACAAAGAAGGGACAAGCCTTACATTAAACGATTTGCATGCAAACCTTGATGTCTTCTTCAGTGACAAAGATACTCAAGCTCAGACCATTCAAGTCAAAAGGCTACATAGTATCACAGGCACCACAAACGTGAAAGTGCTTTCAATGTGTTCAGTCATAAATAGGCTTTTTCAAAGGTGCTAATCTCACACAGCAGTTGGAGGATGTCCACCATTGCGACCATTCAGAGTCAGACCTCTTATTGAGCGAGTCCTGAATGAGCCCTCTGGGTGGAAAGAATCCGGCTTATCCTCACAACGAAAGACCATGAGGAAGCCAGTCCTGTAGTTTTTATTCATCCACCCATAGAGGAAAGGGTTGGCAAAAGTTGAACACATAGCTATGATGTGAAACACTGTGTATATCAGTTTGTACTCTTTTAGCCTTAGCACCAGGTCCAGATCGCTGGCCAGCTGAAACACGTGGAATGGCAGCCAGCAGATAgcaaacaccaccaccaccagcgcCAACATCTTGGTGGTCTTTTTGCGGCGGTTGATGCTGTCATTGCGGCTGGACGGGCTGATATGGTTCTTCAGTTTGACCCAGATGCAGATGTAAGCGTAGCTTATGATGGCCAAAGGGATAATGTATTGTAGGAGCAGCATGAAGAGGCTGTAGATGACCCCATCACTACTGGAACCATTGGGCCACTTCTCTGAACAAACCGCAAAATCCATATTGATAGACAGGATCTGTTCATGGCGGTACTCTCTGAAGATGGCCAAGGGTGCTGCCAGAACAGCAGAGGTAGTCCAGGTGAAGGCCATGATGAGGAAGCTGGAGTGCCAAGTCAAGCGCCGACCAAGGTGGAAGACGATGCAGCGGTAACGCTCCAAAGCGATGACTGTCAGAGTCAGGATGGATACGTGCACACTCAAGGCCTGGGCAAAGGGAACCATGTGGCACAACACAGCCCCAAACTTCCACTCATCCAACAGAGTGTAAATCAGAGTGAAGGGCAAACAGAGAGTGTTCACCAGGAGGTCTGCCAGGGCCAGGTTAGCTATGAAGAAATTGGTCACAGTTCGCATGTTCCTGTAGCGAATAATCATGTAGATGACAAGAGAATTCCCCAGCAGCCCCAGCAGAATGATGAGAGAATATGCTGTGATTAATGTGATCTGAACTCCAACGTGTtttgtgatgtcagtgtgaaaGCCAGGTGTATGGAAATCCATGCTGTTGTTGAGGAGAATTAAGGGATCGGTTTCACTCTCCTCCCCTTCGGCTGTGCTGTTGGACGTGTCTGGTGGGCTCATTTTCGCGGAAGATGCCAGATCAAAGCTGAGCTGACAACTGAGGAGAGAAATCACATGAAACAAAATCATTCTGTGGCACAAACGAGGCAGGACAGTGTTTCGACTAAAGTATGAAAAGAAACGATAGAGGTaatgatttgaaaataaaagcttgagGAGTTTATTTATTACCCCTGTTAATACCCCTGATCTGCATCTCCTGTCACTGCTGACTGTGCTTTCAAATTTAAAGGGTTTCATCCCGTTTTTCTTCTCAGCACAGGAGGATGTTTCTCAAGTATTCCCCACTCCACGTCTGACCCCAAACAACCATTATGGGTTTTGGTGAAGGGACCAAAACATGATGCCTCACTGGTTTCACACCAGCAAAAACTGTCACTTGTTTATGCTTGAACGCACGACCAATCCAGAAGTTAGCGCTGGTGGGAATTGAACCCACGGTCTAATATTTTGATCTCCTGAATATCTCCTATCAgattttgttcttctctttaTGCTGCACAATATGTTTGTGCATagataaatgtaaatgaaatccCACTGTATGGAACTTATGTTGAACCATTTCCATATTCTATTCATGTCACATTGAATTGGAAGTTTTCATTGTAAATGTCATACTGCTGATAAGAAATTCTGTATTAAACATGAGTAATGAATCAGTGCAGCTCAGAAGATTTTAACATTCTCGAATGAATTCAGTCTAATTATTAGAATAATTGCCTAAGATTGCATTGAGGAGATGTTGGTTTAGACAAGCTTGGCAAAGGAAATACACATTTCAGCTCTTTTTGCACTCAAACTCAGTCATCTAAAACTTCAAATCCTCAGACAAAATAGACTTTATTTCCATTGTGCGGTAATTTTATAGAAAATACAGTTTTGTCACATGGCATTGGTACAATTGCCTGCTAGGTTACgttggttttacattttgtgcacGTACCCTGCAGTTTTTCACGAACACTTGTGTCATTATAAAGGCAAAAGGAAAATGATGGCGGTAGCAATGTGATCAAGAAAAGTCAGTCGGTTCAAAGCCACATCATTAGAGCTGCAGACTCCTCTCTTTCACAGTCTGTATCTCATAAAGGGAATATTGCAAAGCATGTCTTATTTCTGCCACAAAGATTGGTGCTGGGACATGGTGCACAAGTTGATTTCAGGAAGAAATCCTTTATGTTCAGGATACTCTCAGCAGctcattttcaaatctttttatgtaCCTGTGAGAGGTTGCAACTCCTGTTGAATACagggaaaacattttgttgctgCTCGTATAAAAACTACTGTTAGTGCTTGAATCTTAAATGACGGCCAAGGCTCTGACACCTCATTAAGCAGATGAATGCTAATTTAATTAAGTGACACTGGAAGCAGCCAGAGTCTTTAGCCAAATCAGTGATACTCTGGTTTTAAAGTATTTCACTTGTGGGTGCTAAACACTCAACacttgttggtttttttttttttatggactcACAGACCTGAATTGACTTTGCACTTATTCTTTGGCTCACGTAAACCCTGAAAGTTTTCTTTGAAGATGGAGTGCATTTAAATTTGCACTAGTGTTGTGGATTTTTATTGCAATATGTATCTATGACATGAGTCATATTGTTCTCTCTCTTAATGCGTCAAGCAGCAAAAGGCCTAGACAACAAACCATAAGTATAGATGAGGGTGATTTTAACAACTAAAAGCAGAACTTAGTCTTTCCATGGTCCAGAAGATTTGAGTAAATGAAGTAAAATACAAGGTGTGAAGCCTATGAGAGAGATTAAAGTATCAGGCACACAGAATATACATACACCCATCTTGTAAATGACTTACAGGTTCATTTTGAATCTATATGGACAATGTGGTCATGACAACAAGTGTTGCACTGCcataaaaccaaaaacatgCCGATCCCTGCACCCTCTGCCATCAGAGCAGCCCCACACACAGGAGCACACAGTCAGAGATTTATCAGACAGACTGCAGGCGACATGTGCACCTTACAAAGCATCAGTAATATGTCAAACACAATTTTCTGATCAGCGATGGTAATACTTGACTTGAGGCGATCTTATGCCTTTGTGTAATCTTTCACCATACTCAGTACGCACAGCCGTTAAATTATGCCTAGATACCTTACTGCCAATCGAAGCTGCATTGATGTGCGTAATTTGTAACCATTTAATCAACTTACTGAATAGTGCGCCTTCAATCATCTCCAAGAAGCTCTCCAAGCTCAATCAACCAAATCGACAGGTGCAAACCATTCACCTCCAACACAGATCATCTCCTGTTCTGCGTAATCTGGACACTTGTTCGACCTCTTTTTCAAATGTCCTCCTCACAGCCAAATTACGCACGTACAACACTTCCAGTAACAATAAGTTACGCTTCCAAAACATAACAGAGAATTCAAATCATTTTAACCTCAGACATGCATTTTTGTCACTGAAGTCTAAAGGAAAGCTATTCACGTATAACTGGACTCACCTTTTCCACTATATCTCCTTTGCAAACGAGTCTTCACTCGAGTGGAACGAGGAGGAAAAATCCCGAAGCTCCTCCCAAGCTGTAGCGCCCAGTGCGCATCTTGTGGCTCCACTGTGCGTTCTCCAGGCAAGTCTAAAACTGTCCACATCAGTGCCAGGGACTGTCACTGGATATCTGCGCAGGAAGTGCGCTGTGGCATTTATATACGAGGGATCTGTTATTTCACTCCCAATGCATTATACAATAAATGCATGCAATTCTAACACAAACATATAATTTAAAGTGCAAACGCAGAATTACGTCACCGATCTGatgacatttgaaatgttttctctccAAATGTTATTCACTTCCGACAAAggctttcatttgaaaacacagctgttgttttatcttcttcttcttgtgtttaaaTGATTCTCTAAACTACATAGGACTGTACAGCACATTCTCATAAGTTGAGTTTTTTTAGGCTGCACATCACTGATGTATTTTCAGCTATCAAATGAACAGCATCTAAAGTAGGCCTAGTCAGTGATACAACTTGCTGTTGTTGTGCAGCTGCAGGAAACTGCCAGATTTAGCTGATTCACTGTGaagacaataaagacacaaatctCACAAGCTCATTTCTCTGAGCTTCCATGGCTTCCTAAAATAGATCAAAGTTTGCGGTGAATGGATCGTTAAGCTGTAAACGAAAACATGCAAGTTTTGGATGCCaaagcacaagaaaaaaaacaaaacactgagaGATGGTTGAACCAAGTTACGTTCTGAATTTCAATCAGCATTTATTCGAGTGAGTCATTCACCTGAATTgattcaccttttttttaaagggtttgaAAAGCCTATGTGACGTCATATTGAATTGTAACTGGAGtaattttctttcaaatattttcaccAAGCTTGTAGTTTAGTGAAAAGATAATATGGCTGCGGTCAACACATTTCTCAAGGctgattttgatttaaaaaaagttgtaaCAATGATTtcacaaaaacagctttaagcAAAAAGTAACCttgaatataatataatgtaatacaATTTTCACAATGGACAATGTCATTACTCACAAATTCACATGTATTTGCAGCATTCACTCTATTTGACATGATATGACCATGACAGCATGACCTGTAGCATTTATAACCAAGGATTTAGTGGGATTTGATCAGATCAACTGACACCTTTACATATAAATGAAGAAGCTTAAGCTACTGCCAGTCTCTAGGGATGTGGTTTTAATATCAGAAAAAGAGACCATAGCTCCATGGAGTCCTGTTTTCAGCATGTCTGTTGAGCTAAAGAGTTGCCAATCAGTATCCAAGGTGATATTTTTCATCCAGGAAACTATGCTGTAAGATCCTTGAATCCTTTCGGTGTGAGTCTATGTGATGATGAAATGATTGCTGAGCTGATTGACTGGGTTACTGAGATTACCCTTATTGATTGGGACGGGCTGCCTCTCCACCTCAATTTATTCCCTCGATTATGAGAGCTGTCCCTCTGCCTCCATGTGCACAAGGTAACTCTGCAGTCAAGGTTGACACCTCTCTCAGCATGACTCGCAAGCGTGAATGATAAAGGATTTCTGTCATTGCTGCAAGGGGAGGTTTGAGGAAAACTGTTGTTTTCTGCAGTGCTGTATTGCGGTGTGGGCTGAATCCTACAGGCTGAATGAatgttggaggaggaggacacacaaACTAAGATATCCCGCACctgcttctctttttgttttctccaacAGAGGTGACATTTGACAGGTATGGTCCAGATCAGAGCCTGTAATTCCTCAGTGCTTATAAAGTATTGATCTCAAAATATAAACAGAGTGTGAAGTCTGAAAATTGGATCCCATGGGTAAACATTTGGGCGGGAGGTTTCAATTACATGGTGTGAATTTCTTTATCCAACATATACCAGATCTGCTGCAAAAATGAATAGCAGTGGATCTTTTGCAAACGTTATCTAATTGGCTACAGGTGCACTTCTCTGATTTTGACATATTTTGAAGCAGTTTAATGATT
This is a stretch of genomic DNA from Labrus bergylta chromosome 9, fLabBer1.1, whole genome shotgun sequence. It encodes these proteins:
- the prelid1a gene encoding PRELI domain containing 1a, giving the protein MVKYYCCAGLLKSTWDQVCVAFWQRYPNPYSNHVLTEDIIFREVTPTNCLISRRLLTKTSRAPRWMERYLPKQMASSAYIIEDSIVDPKRRTMTTLTWNISHARLMSVEERCEYRINPENGGWTEIKREAWISSCVYGLTRAVQEFGLARFKTSVTKTMKGFEYVLAKMQGETPSRTLAETATERARETALAAKEKAKDLASHAQKKQYV
- the npy7r gene encoding neuropeptide Y receptor Y7; amino-acid sequence: MSPPDTSNSTAEGEESETDPLILLNNSMDFHTPGFHTDITKHVGVQITLITAYSLIILLGLLGNSLVIYMIIRYRNMRTVTNFFIANLALADLLVNTLCLPFTLIYTLLDEWKFGAVLCHMVPFAQALSVHVSILTLTVIALERYRCIVFHLGRRLTWHSSFLIMAFTWTTSAVLAAPLAIFREYRHEQILSINMDFAVCSEKWPNGSSSDGVIYSLFMLLLQYIIPLAIISYAYICIWVKLKNHISPSSRNDSINRRKKTTKMLALVVVVFAICWLPFHVFQLASDLDLVLRLKEYKLIYTVFHIIAMCSTFANPFLYGWMNKNYRTGFLMVFRCEDKPDSFHPEGSFRTRSIRGLTLNGRNGGHPPTAV